One genomic region from Leifsonia sp. Root1293 encodes:
- the hisG gene encoding ATP phosphoribosyltransferase codes for MLRIAVPNKGSLSETAADMLSEAGYAGRRDAKELHIVDERNGVEFFYLRPRDIATYVGSGALDVGITGRDLLIDSGSEATETAELEFARSTFRFAGPAERFTDLADLEGVRVATSYPILVGEFLERHGIAATLVTLDGAVESAVRLGVADAIADVVETGTTLRKAGLSVFGPVILESTAVLISSPDEKPGTATLLRRLQGVLVARRYVLMDYDVPARLLVQATALAPGFESPTVSPLHDPDWVAVRVMIPRDDTNNVMDALYELGARAILVTTIHAARL; via the coding sequence ATGCTGAGAATCGCAGTGCCCAACAAGGGCTCACTGTCCGAGACCGCCGCCGACATGCTCTCGGAGGCCGGATACGCCGGTCGTCGCGACGCCAAGGAGCTGCACATCGTCGACGAGCGCAACGGCGTCGAGTTCTTCTACCTGCGCCCGCGCGACATCGCCACCTACGTCGGCTCCGGCGCGCTCGACGTCGGCATCACGGGACGCGACCTGCTCATCGACTCCGGCTCGGAAGCGACCGAGACGGCGGAGCTCGAGTTCGCCCGCTCCACCTTCCGCTTCGCCGGTCCGGCGGAGAGGTTCACCGATCTCGCCGACCTCGAAGGGGTTCGCGTCGCCACGAGCTACCCGATCCTCGTCGGGGAGTTCCTCGAGCGCCACGGGATCGCGGCCACCCTGGTGACCCTCGATGGCGCCGTCGAGTCTGCCGTCCGTCTCGGCGTGGCCGATGCCATCGCCGACGTCGTCGAGACCGGCACGACGCTTCGCAAGGCCGGCCTCTCGGTCTTCGGACCCGTCATCCTCGAGTCGACGGCCGTGCTCATCAGCTCACCCGACGAGAAGCCGGGCACGGCCACGCTCCTGCGCAGGCTCCAGGGAGTGCTCGTCGCACGGCGCTACGTGCTCATGGACTACGACGTGCCTGCCCGCCTGCTGGTGCAGGCCACGGCTCTCGCCCCCGGTTTCGAGTCGCCGACGGTCTCGCCCCTGCACGACCCCGACTGGGTCGCCGTGCGCGTGATGATTCCCCGCGACGACACCAACAACGTCATGGATGCGCTCT